ATACACCGGCGCTTTCCTGTTCGCGATCACCGCGCAGCTGGCGCTGGTGGTGCTGTACCTGCTGCTGTTGCGGCCCGACCCGCTGCTGACCGCGGTGGAACAGGGCACCAGACAGCCCGTCGAGTCCGGCCGGGCACCCGTCGCGAAGCGCGGCATCCGCGGCATCCTGATCGCGCATCCCACCGCCACCATCGCGATGCTCGCCATCGCCCTCAGTCACATGACCATGGTGTCGATCATGGCGATGACCCCCCTGCACATCGTGCAGCACGGCGGCACCATCGCGCTGGTCGGATTCACCATCAGCCTGCACACCGCGGGCATGTTCGCCCTGTCGCCGGTGTTCGGCTGGCTGAGCGACCGGCTGGGTCGCCCGGTCGTGATCCTGATCGGCCAGGGGCTGCTGGTCGCGGCCCTGCTCACCAACTGGATCGGCCAGGAGAATCACGTGTTCGTCGCCGTCGCGCTGGCGCTGCTCGGCCTCGGCTGGTCGGCGTCCACCGTCGCCGGCTCGGCGATGCTCACCGAATCGGTCGACCTGCTGGAACGCCCGAAGGTGCAGGGCTTCTCCGACACCGCGATGAACCTGTTCGGCGCGGCCGGGGGAGCGCTCGCCGGCCTGGTGATGGCCGGCATCGGCTACGGCGCCCTGAACGCGGTGGCCCTCGCGCTGGTGTCCGTCGTGGTCGCCGCGCTACTGATCCGCGGGCGGGTCGCCGTCGCCGTGTGATCGAGCAGCGTGTGACCGGGCACCGTGTGACCGGGCCACCAGCGAGCCTCGCCTAAACTGTCCGTCGTGGTCACACGTCTCTCTCAGCTTTTTGTCCGAACCCTCCGCGAAGATCCCGTCGACGCCGAGGTAACCAGCCACAAACTCCTGGTGCGCGCCGGCTACATCCGCCGCCAGGCGCCGGGCGTGTTCGCCTGGCTGCCGCTCGGACTCAAGGTGAAGCGCCGCATCGAGAACATCATCCGCGAGGAGATGGCAGCCGTCGGCGCGCAAGAGGTGCACTTCCCGGCGCTGCTGCCGCGGGAGCCGTACGAGGCCACCAACCGCTGGACGGAGTACGGCGACGGCATCTTCCGCTTGCAGGACCGTCGCGGCGCCGAGTACCTGCTCGCGCCCACCCACGAAGAGGTCTTCACCCTCACCGTGAAGGACCTGTACTCCTCGTACAAAGACTTGCCGCTGTCGATCTATCAAATCCAGGACAAGTACCGCGACGAGGCCCGGCCGCGCGCCGGCCTGCTGCGCGGCCGCGAGTTCACCATGAAGGACGCCTACTCGTTCGACTACACCGATGCCGGTCTGGATGTCTCATACCAGGCCCAGCGCGACGCGTACGAGCGCATCTTCCAGCGCCTCGGCCTGGAGTACGTGATCGTCAAGGCGGATGCCGGTGCCA
This Salinibacterium sp. ZJ450 DNA region includes the following protein-coding sequences:
- a CDS encoding MFS transporter, giving the protein MIDLIQVQRRTVLVLSAGQVLGGLGIGATLSLGALLAASVSGDDAFSGLAATMSTLGAAIASIPLARFAASFGRRRALSLGSIIAAAGAIVVIYSVVIDVFLLLLAGLAMIGTAAAVGLQSRFAATDLAAPQRRGRDLSLVVWATTVGVVVGPNLLAPGEVLGAALGMPQYTGAFLFAITAQLALVVLYLLLLRPDPLLTAVEQGTRQPVESGRAPVAKRGIRGILIAHPTATIAMLAIALSHMTMVSIMAMTPLHIVQHGGTIALVGFTISLHTAGMFALSPVFGWLSDRLGRPVVILIGQGLLVAALLTNWIGQENHVFVAVALALLGLGWSASTVAGSAMLTESVDLLERPKVQGFSDTAMNLFGAAGGALAGLVMAGIGYGALNAVALALVSVVVAALLIRGRVAVAV